In the Candidatus Margulisiibacteriota bacterium genome, CCTTCGTCTGCTTGGCAAAAAGCCGGGCTTTTTGGGCGATGTATTCTTCAATCGTATGGTGCCGCTCCAAATGGTCGGGCTGGATGTTTAAGATCACGCTGATCGAGGGTTTGAAATCAACGATCGCTTCCAGCTGATAACTGCTGACTTCGACCACCACGTAATCAAGATCGGCATCGCTCACTTCGATCAAGGGGAGTCCGATATTACCGGCGACCGCGACCTTCTTCCCTCCGGCTTTGAGCATTTCACCGATCAGGGTCGTCGTCGTCGTTTTGCCGTTCGTTCCGGTGATGGCGATGATCGGCTTGGTCAGAAAACGAAAGGCCAGCTCGATCTCCGAGATCACGGGAATTTTATTTTTTCTAGCCAGCTCAACGATCGGAATATCGAGATGGACCCCCGGACTAACCACTACCAAGTCTAAGCCTTCAACCAGCTCCGGAGGATGCGCCCCCAGGAACAGGCGGATCCCTTTGCTCGTTAAGGCTTCAAGCTGATCTTTTGGAAAAAGCTCTTCTTTCTTTGAGTCGGTCACCGTCACGACCGATCCCAGTCCGGCCAGCTTTATGGCGGCCGAAAAGCCGCTTTTCCCTAAACCGACAATCAGTATTTTTTTGCCGGTGTTCATTTGATCAATATTCCCGCGAGTCCAAAGATCAAACCAAGTCCCCAGAAACCAAGGACAACTGGAACTTCCTTGAAGCCAAGCAATTCAAAATGATGGTGGAGCGGCGCCATCCGGAACGGCCGCCATTTAAAGAATTTATAAAAGCCAACCTGGAGAATGACCGACAATGTTTCCAGGACAAAAACACCGCCGATCACGATCAGCCGGAGCTCCTGATGCATAAGGACAGCGATCCCGGCCAGTAAGGCGCCGATCGCCAGCGACCCGGTGTCCCCCATAAATACTTGGGCGTTGGGGAAATTATAAAAAAGAAAAGCGATCACCGCGCCAGCGGCAATCAGGCATAAGCTGGTCGCGTCGACCAGCCCTAAACGGTTGGCAATAACGGCAAAAAAAAGAAAAGCGACTCCCCCGGTCCCGGCCAGCAAACCGTTGAGACCGTCAGTTAAATTGGTCGCGTTAGCGGCGCCAACAATAATAAAGGACGAGCCAAGCAAAAAGAGGATCGGTTCACTAAAGTAAAGATATTTAAGCCAGCCGCCAATTTGCTGATGATAACCGATGGTGACCAGAAAATAAGAAAAAATGGCGGCAAAGGTGGTTTGCAGCATAATTTTCTGCCAAAAAGTCAGCCCTAAATTTTGTTTCTTAGCGGTCTTAATATAATCATCGTACAGGCCGATCCCGGCAAAACAAAGCATCAGAAAAAGCAGGGCCAGGTAACGGAAATCCATTTCGACGTTGATGCAGATGAGGGTAAAAATG is a window encoding:
- the mraY gene encoding phospho-N-acetylmuramoyl-pentapeptide-transferase, whose translation is MISQIALFFAAVFISLLITYPVVAGLRYFKLRQFIRVEGPQSHYGKAGTPIMGGLGFLLTIFIFTLICINVEMDFRYLALLFLMLCFAGIGLYDDYIKTAKKQNLGLTFWQKIMLQTTFAAIFSYFLVTIGYHQQIGGWLKYLYFSEPILFLLGSSFIIVGAANATNLTDGLNGLLAGTGGVAFLFFAVIANRLGLVDATSLCLIAAGAVIAFLFYNFPNAQVFMGDTGSLAIGALLAGIAVLMHQELRLIVIGGVFVLETLSVILQVGFYKFFKWRPFRMAPLHHHFELLGFKEVPVVLGFWGLGLIFGLAGILIK